In the Victivallis sp. Marseille-Q1083 genome, one interval contains:
- a CDS encoding sulfite exporter TauE/SafE family protein: MGAAYFFGDMSGWQLAALILSAILIGINKTGVPGIGTLPVIILALSFDARLSTGLQLVMLCTADLMAVAYYRQYADWKLVLRLLPWALGGIGMGAVALEYLDDSWMRPVIGGIILLMVAIHFGRQYLLRNDDRVPRHWAFTAFFGLMAGFTTQMANAGGPVMAIYLLAMRLPKNNYIGCCAWYFLILNYLKLPIFVLQERITWASFRADLAMLPVVLLGAWCGVWILKKIPQRGFEWIIQILAVIGALVVIFKDQLLP, from the coding sequence ATGGGGGCGGCTTATTTTTTCGGCGACATGTCCGGCTGGCAACTGGCCGCTTTGATTCTTTCGGCGATTCTGATCGGCATCAACAAAACCGGGGTGCCCGGCATCGGCACCTTGCCGGTCATCATTCTGGCCCTGAGTTTCGATGCCAGGCTTTCGACCGGTTTGCAATTGGTGATGCTCTGTACCGCCGATCTGATGGCGGTGGCCTATTACCGGCAATATGCCGACTGGAAACTGGTGCTCCGGCTATTGCCGTGGGCGCTGGGCGGCATCGGGATGGGGGCGGTGGCGCTGGAATACCTCGACGACAGTTGGATGCGGCCGGTCATCGGCGGCATCATCCTGCTGATGGTGGCGATCCATTTCGGCCGGCAGTACTTGCTGCGCAACGACGACCGGGTGCCCCGGCATTGGGCCTTCACCGCATTTTTCGGCCTGATGGCCGGCTTCACCACCCAGATGGCCAACGCCGGCGGCCCGGTGATGGCCATCTATCTGCTGGCGATGCGGCTGCCGAAAAATAATTACATCGGCTGCTGCGCCTGGTACTTCCTGATCCTGAATTATTTGAAGCTGCCGATCTTCGTGCTGCAGGAGCGCATCACCTGGGCCTCTTTCCGGGCGGACCTGGCGATGCTGCCGGTGGTTTTGCTGGGCGCCTGGTGCGGGGTGTGGATTTTGAAGAAAATTCCGCAGCGCGGCTTCGAATGGATCATTCAGATTCTGGCGGTCATCGGCGCGCTGGTGGTGATCTTCAAGGATCAGCTATTGCCTTGA
- the adiA gene encoding arginine decarboxylase has product MTNNIDTYQVLIVLDERSAANGAMNMALDNLSEVLLDNNIRVIQADSYAEAWPIVGNNMDIDCFMITSDMELDAKSELKAIELLKFIKDRQAKVPVFLLADRAKTAQAMSEKLMALVSEFVWIFEDSPVFVAGRVEAAIKRFRDLLLPPLMKAIWQYNEDSHEYSWAAPGHQGGVGFTKSPAGKKFYDFYGENLFRTDTGIERSSIGSLLDHSGAFGVSEKFAAKVFGSDQSYSVVVGTSGSNRTVMQICLREGDIAICDRNCHKSIEQGLILTGAIPVYLIPTRNRYGIIGPIHRSEMTPATIKAKIAATGLKPKYDKPAYAVVTNCTYDGLCYNAAKVQDELALTVNRVHFDEAWYGYARFNPMYADHFAMRGEIPADYDGPTVFATQSTHKLLNALSQASYIHIRNGKDSIDFNRFNQAYMMHATTSPLYAICASNDISTAMMNESGTSLTREVIEEAVDFRQAMARLYRDFTKKGSWFFKPWNAEKVTDPATGKVYDFADAPRELLITEQKCWRMDPKDTWHGFTDLEDNWVMLDPIKVSILGPGMGDDGRLLQSGVPAALVSSYLYHEGIVPTRTTDFQIMFLFSMGITKGKWGTLINTLLAFKQFYDKNVPVAEVLPELADAFPAVYGNVGIRDLSNRMFEYLQKENPGAKLNAAFATLPKMAMTPRQAYEKIVANEVEMVPSGKLMNRISANSIIPYPPGIPMLMSGENFGGADSPQIGYLKSLEDWDHSFPGFEHVTEGTEVIDGIYHVMCVK; this is encoded by the coding sequence ATGACGAACAACATCGACACCTATCAGGTTCTGATCGTTCTCGACGAACGCAGCGCCGCCAACGGCGCCATGAATATGGCGCTGGACAATTTGAGCGAAGTTCTGCTCGACAACAACATCCGGGTCATCCAGGCCGATTCCTACGCGGAAGCCTGGCCGATCGTCGGCAATAACATGGACATCGATTGCTTCATGATCACCAGCGACATGGAACTGGACGCCAAGAGTGAACTCAAAGCGATCGAACTGTTGAAATTCATCAAGGACCGCCAAGCCAAAGTACCGGTGTTCCTGCTGGCTGACCGGGCGAAAACCGCCCAGGCAATGTCGGAAAAACTGATGGCGCTGGTCAGCGAATTCGTCTGGATCTTCGAGGACAGCCCGGTCTTCGTCGCCGGCAGGGTGGAAGCGGCCATCAAGCGGTTCCGCGATCTCCTGCTGCCGCCGTTGATGAAAGCGATCTGGCAGTACAACGAAGACAGCCACGAATACTCCTGGGCGGCACCGGGCCACCAGGGCGGCGTCGGTTTCACCAAAAGTCCGGCCGGCAAGAAATTCTACGACTTTTACGGGGAAAACCTCTTCCGCACCGACACCGGCATCGAACGTTCCAGCATCGGTTCGCTGCTCGATCACTCCGGCGCCTTCGGCGTCAGCGAAAAATTCGCCGCCAAGGTATTCGGGTCCGACCAATCCTATTCGGTCGTCGTCGGCACCTCCGGCTCCAACCGGACCGTCATGCAGATCTGTCTGCGCGAAGGCGATATCGCCATCTGCGACCGCAATTGCCACAAATCGATCGAACAGGGCCTGATCCTGACCGGCGCCATCCCGGTTTACCTGATCCCGACCCGCAACCGCTACGGCATCATCGGACCGATCCATCGTTCGGAAATGACCCCGGCCACCATCAAGGCCAAAATCGCCGCCACCGGCCTCAAGCCGAAATACGACAAACCGGCCTATGCAGTCGTCACCAACTGCACCTATGACGGCCTGTGCTACAACGCCGCCAAAGTGCAGGATGAACTGGCGTTGACCGTCAACCGGGTCCATTTCGACGAAGCCTGGTACGGTTACGCCCGGTTCAACCCGATGTACGCCGACCATTTCGCGATGCGCGGTGAAATTCCGGCCGATTACGACGGCCCGACCGTCTTCGCGACCCAGTCGACCCACAAACTGCTCAACGCACTGTCGCAGGCGTCTTACATCCACATCCGCAACGGCAAGGATTCGATCGACTTCAACCGGTTCAACCAGGCCTACATGATGCATGCGACGACCTCGCCGCTGTACGCGATTTGCGCCTCCAACGACATCTCCACGGCGATGATGAACGAAAGCGGTACCTCGTTGACCCGCGAAGTGATTGAGGAAGCGGTCGATTTCCGCCAGGCGATGGCCCGGCTGTACCGCGACTTCACCAAAAAGGGTTCCTGGTTCTTCAAACCGTGGAATGCGGAAAAAGTCACCGATCCGGCAACCGGCAAAGTCTACGATTTCGCCGATGCGCCGCGGGAACTGCTGATCACCGAGCAGAAGTGCTGGCGGATGGATCCGAAAGACACCTGGCACGGCTTCACCGACCTGGAGGACAACTGGGTGATGCTCGACCCGATCAAAGTCAGCATCCTCGGTCCCGGCATGGGCGACGACGGCAGATTGCTGCAGAGCGGCGTGCCGGCGGCATTGGTCTCCAGCTATCTGTACCACGAAGGAATCGTCCCGACCCGGACGACCGACTTCCAGATCATGTTCCTGTTCTCAATGGGCATCACCAAGGGGAAATGGGGTACGCTGATCAATACGCTACTGGCCTTCAAGCAGTTCTATGACAAAAACGTGCCGGTGGCGGAAGTGCTGCCGGAACTGGCCGACGCCTTCCCGGCGGTTTACGGCAACGTCGGCATCCGGGATTTGAGCAACCGGATGTTCGAATACCTGCAGAAGGAAAACCCCGGCGCCAAGCTCAACGCCGCCTTTGCGACGCTGCCGAAAATGGCGATGACGCCGCGGCAGGCCTATGAAAAGATCGTCGCCAACGAAGTGGAAATGGTGCCGAGCGGCAAGCTGATGAACCGGATCAGCGCCAACTCGATCATCCCGTATCCGCCGGGCATTCCGATGCTGATGTCCGGAGAAAATTTCGGCGGCGCCGACAGCCCGCAGATCGGTTACCTCAAATCGCTGGAGGACTGGGATCATTCCTTCCCGGGCTTCGAGCACGTCACCGAAGGAACGGAAGTCATCGACGGCATTTACCATGTCATGTGCGTCAAGTAA